CTTTCTTCTGACTTCATGGCTGGCATCAAATATCCCAAATCGGATACCAAGCTTCCTGTATATATGAACCTACAGGAACTGAAACAACTGTTTGCAGGTTTGGATAAAGATGAACGCCCCCTCTCCCTTCGCAACGAAGCCATGATCAAACTGCTTGCGACAACTGGCATGCGGAAACAGGAACTCATCTCGTTGACCTGGGATCAGCTCGACTTCTATAATGAGACCATTCGGATTTTTGGAAAAAAAAGAGCGCCTCCTCCCCCTTCATTCCATGGTTGTTCCTATCATTGTTGTTAGGTATTTCAGTAGTGATGTTTATATGTATATCAAAATTTTCGTTTGGAGATGTGAAGACAGCATTCATTTCCCCTTTAGGCAAGTAATTTAGATTATAATACTGATTATAGAACTGTACACTTGCTTTACATAGTACAATTAAGGTGGTAAGAAGCCATTTCTTTGGAAACCTCCTCTTTTTTCTAAAGTCCGAACAATAATTCTCCTTATGATGTATCCTCCTCTCTCTTACTCTTTTAAGAGATTTAACATATTCTTTTACTTTTTGTTCTATTAATGGTATATATGCCAAATGTTTACATAAAATAATGAAATGTAAGCGCTATAATAACATGGGAGGGATCTATCATTATTAAGATTAAGAAAATTATAGGTTTTTTTCTAAACACAAAAATGAGTATTTATGATCCGAGAGTCTTCGAAGAAAAAGATGAAGTCACAAAAAAAAGAGAAATGAAATTAAATTAAGGGAATTATCAAGATAACATATAGTCCATACCTATTTTGAAAAGATTTCAGAACAACCAAGGAAACCAGGAGAATTTCAAATTTTCCTGGTCTTTATTTTCTAATCATACCAAGCCTTTTTAGGTCTGTTTTCAAGGAAACCTACTATCTCTCGATAAGCCTTTCTTTCTTCTGTTCAAACCACTGTTTGCTGCTATTAGGGTTATTTGCGTAGTTGATTACACAACGAATTTGGTCTTCCACACAACTATCAATACATAAACCTAACTCTTGCTCTAATTGGTCAAAAAGCTGAGCGCCATCCTCATTTTTAATTTCCGAAAAGGCAAAAATATTCAACATAAATACCAACTTTTCAGCTAGTTTATACCAATAGAAAGAACAGTTTAAAAATCAGCCAATCCATTTAAAGTCTCAGCTTCTCCAACTGGAATATCGAGCATGTTAGCTATTTGTTATGTATTAAAAGCATGTATATCGCTCATTTTGAGTTT
This genomic stretch from Pontibacillus yanchengensis harbors:
- a CDS encoding tyrosine-type recombinase/integrase, whose amino-acid sequence is MEVILIGNLDEFLLYLEVEQNYSNNTLIGYESDLKSFLHFLEQHKRSTNVDDVNPTIVRRFIQFQMGKAHVSPRSMQRRISCLKSFCNYCLTNNLLSSDFMAGIKYPKSDTKLPVYMNLQELKQLFAGLDKDERPLSLRNEAMIKLLATTGMRKQELISLTWDQLDFYNETIRIFGKKRAPPPPSFHGCSYHCC
- a CDS encoding helix-hairpin-helix domain-containing protein, with the translated sequence MLNIFAFSEIKNEDGAQLFDQLEQELGLCIDSCVEDQIRCVINYANNPNSSKQWFEQKKERLIER